One window of the Dreissena polymorpha isolate Duluth1 chromosome 5, UMN_Dpol_1.0, whole genome shotgun sequence genome contains the following:
- the LOC127831165 gene encoding histamine H1 receptor-like, giving the protein MVLHAVRTERRLQTVSNMFIVSLAIADLIVGLVVMPISTVYIFTEHWLLGVAVCQIWIGVDYTASTASILNLFILSLDRYWSVRSPLKYLRKRTKKRAVLMITGVWCLSSMWIIPILGWHHFFYRGERTVPSNVCDTEYAKNSAFKVVTAFFNFYLPLAIMYCLYWKIFQEIRKRSEMELGQRNVKQGNMQISNMNTMDEISYYSDNILDSESTHSRQDDNQISQYPMGHSFSENSLANQLTNSHSYTAMKESGRRDLFLRTLMKKPKKLAKRNKRITNGETVYRTRRPGKETCKIEYVYDENVIDAETEKIERYYYEDFSNKSTIHAKSSAVLVRNTSNASGDLSPMSTPISSCSSSEDRRKTNYTLTSGLKRIREAETIIDSMVTTAGKKTGQRNAFVFRDERIQRHSQSNSVLNIKNKIRNMKQSSALRKEIKAARQLGVIMGAFTLCFLPYFILFLVVAFCDGCIDQGLLLAMTWIGYLNSTLNPFLYPLCNANFRRKFRTMLQIRTKRAKYKNRNGFDKYSLTTARYD; this is encoded by the coding sequence GTGAGCAACATGTTCATTGTCTCCCTGGCCATAGCAGACCTGATTGTCGGACTGGTTGTCATGCCAATAAGCACAGTCTACATCTTCACTGAGCACTGGTTGTTAGGCGTGGCGGTCTGTCAGATCTGGATCGGAGTCGACTACACGGCCAGCACGGCGTCCATCTTGAACCTGTTCATACTGAGCCTGGACCGATACTGGTCCGTCAGGTCGCCGCTCAAGTACCTCCGAAAGAGGACAAAGAAGCGAGCGGTCCTGATGATTACCGGGGTTTGGTGCTTATCTTCAATGTGGATTATACCCATACTTGGATGGCATCATTTTTTCTACCGCGGGGAACGCACTGTGCCATCAAATGTTTGTGATACAGAGTATGCCAAAAATAGTGCATTCAAGGTTGTGACggcatttttcaatttttatctTCCTCTCGCAATCATGTATTGTTTATACTGGAAAATATTCCAAGAAATTCGCAAGCGATCTGAAATGGAATTAGGGCAGCGAAACGTTAAGCAAGGTAACATGCAGATTTCAAATATGAACACAATGGATGAGATATCATATTACAGCGACAACATTCTAGATTCTGAAAGCACACATAGTAGACAGGATGACAATCAAATTTCACAGTATCCCATGGGTCATAGCTTCTCTGAGAATTCCCTAGCAAACCAGCTTACCAATTCACATTCCTACACTGCGATGAAAGAATCTGGGCGAAGGGATCTGTTTTTACGAACATTAATGAAGAAGCCAAAGAAATTAGCGAAAAGGAACAAACGTATAACAAATGGAGAAACGGTGTACAGAACAAGGCGTCCTGGGAAAGAAACATGTAAAATTGAGTATGTCTACGATGAAAACGTCATAGATGCTGAAACAGAGAAAATAGAAAGATATTACTATGAAGATTTCTCAAACAAATCGACTATTCATGCCAAGTCCAGTGCTGTCCTCGTGCGAAACACCAGCAATGCCTCTGGGGACTTGTCGCCTATGAGCACCCCAATCAGTTCATGCTCAAGCAGTGAGGACAGGCGAAAAACAAATTACACTCTCACAAGTGGATTAAAACGTATAAGAGAGGCAGAGACCATAATTGATTCCATGGTAACCACGGCTGGTAAGAAGACTGGGCAACGGAACGCTTTCGTTTTTAGGGACGAGCGCATTCAGAGACATTCACAATCAAACAGCGtgctaaatataaaaaacaaaatcagAAACATGAAGCAAAGCTCAGCTCTAAGAAAAGAGATCAAAGCAGCACGACAGCTAGGAGTGATAATGGGCGCATTTACTTTATGTTTTCTGCCCTATTTTATTCTCTTTCTTGTCGTGGCGTTCTGTGATGGCTGCATTGACCAAGGACTTTTGTTAGCCATGACATGGATTGGATACTTGAACTCAACACTTAATCCTTTCTTGTATCCTCTATGTAATGCCAATTTTCGGAGAAAATTCCGAACAATGTTGCAAATTAGAACGAAACGTGCAAAGTATAAGAATAGGAATGGATTTGATAAGTACAGTCTGACTACAGCGCGATATGATTAA